The following nucleotide sequence is from Mangifera indica cultivar Alphonso chromosome 1, CATAS_Mindica_2.1, whole genome shotgun sequence.
GAAGTATGAGCTTTGTTAACAGTTCTTTAGGAAATGCATCAGTACATTGCTTTgcttttttatctttcatatagacaaaaagaaaagcaaCACACTGATGCGTGAACTATCAATTAAGGTCAAACATTTAATGACagattcaatataataaaaagtctGATTTGGAATACACACCTGACCTCCTTTAGTACCAAAAGTTACACAGTGCGGATTTCCCATGCTAACACATGTCACATTCCAGATTAATCCATCAACATCAAGTTCTGACTTAACTGCTGATTGACCTTTATTTGCAGGGAGTCTTGTAGGTACATCTGAAGCTTTAAGTATCGGTTCACCCATATCTACCTCGACCTGAAATAGCAATGTTGACACAGACACTAAAGATAGACTCCCAAAATGACAAGGGTAGTTAATAGTTTACAACTAGAAGggaattcaaaataaagcacAGTTTCAGGCCACTAAAAGAGGCAGCAGACTAATATTGATGCTTTGACTAAAAGAAGAGCTATGTCAGAGGAAATATTTGATGCTGGCAAAGCAGCTTTTACATGTTAAAACTATGTAggctaaaaatttgaaatacacAGTTCTGAATAACATACCTTCCCATCATCTTGAATTTCTGGAACAATGAGACCAGCGCCAGTGTGTACAGTAAAACTACAtcaattagaaataaataactTATTGCATGCCCTTCATTAATTTCAGGATGGAATAACACAATTCATTGTAGAATATGCCTTTCAAGCAGTTTCTTTTGGTGATATTACCAACGATTACCCTCTGTGTATATAACATTTTGATCCCATTCTATCTCATTACAATGTAAAAACAACTATTTGATAGGAGCCTGTTGAAATGGAAACAATACCTTTGCTTCCCTTGTAAATTTTCAAGCTCAGCAATGAATCTTGCGAAGCATCTTACTCCATTACCACACATCTAGAAGATAAAgaacaatattaaaaagattGCTATAGCTTTATACATAGCTGGAACATACAGTTCCCAGAAAAAGATAATGGTAATCAACCACAATTTTGTAGTAAACAGCAAAACAAATTACAATCTACTTAATCTTAACAAACACAATATATGTCAGAACATAAAACTAGTGTATAAAGGCCAGACCTCTGGCTCGCTGCCATCAGAATTGAAGATCCTCATGGTATAATCAGTTCCATTCACTCCAGGCATAGCAAAGATCACTCCATCAGCCCCAATACCAAAGTTTCTATCACATAGTTTTACAGCTTGCTCCGGAGTTATCTTAGGCTCTGAAGAGTCCCTGTTATCAACCTTTTCAACGTTTACTCAGTCAATAGCAAATCAAAATCACTTATACTGCCactgaaaatgaagaaattcaATTGAACATTCTTATCAATGGGTTTCACACTTAATAGATTAATTAAGCCAAACAATTACTCGAAGCTCAATTGAATCAACATTACATCATTATAGACTCCTATTTGGTCGAGAACAGTTTATAATCTAAAAAAGCCACGTCGAATGAaagaataattgattttatttacatttccactttttttcaaaaaaataaaaaaagagaagattcaaattcaacaaatCATTAAACTTACTAAAATGAAGTCGTTGCCGAGGCCATGGTACTTGACAAAGTGAAGAAAACCACGTTCTCTCCGGTCAAGGAAAGAGGCTGGGGAAGTTTTCTCTGGAGCATCGATACTCATTGAAGATGCTGAGACACGAAAGGTAGGGCTTTTAAGAGTCAAATTTAACCGACTACAATTCAGCTGAAGAGTCGACGAAGAAAAGAATGCGGAAGATCGGAGGGGTCTGCGAAGGGCAGCAGAGCGGTGAGTTACAGGCGTCAAGGGCAGAGAGAGCTTGCCGGCTATGGCCATCCTTTGATTTGGCTCTTTTGGTGTTCTTAGTCGTCGTCCTCTGGTTCGGCTGTTAGTCTGGTGTGTTCCGGTGCCGCTGTCGAAAATGACTCGAAAGAGAGCCTAGGTTTTGAGTTTTGACCATAATACCGGGGAATAATCTGCTGTTACTTGGCATAAACTTTTGTCCAATGAGATACAGACACgtaaagccttttttttttttggggtaaataCGGGGAAACGCTTACCACGAACGTGAAGCCTTGGTCACTGTGGTAATTAATTCATATGAAAGATGCTCATGGTTTGTTTTAGCCGCTAAAGGCACAATATGAACTGGAAATTTTTTGGATCATCTCTGTCCCAAGCCAAACTCAGGAAAATGCGGACTTTAGCTCCTGATCATCTCACCGAAATTCAAAAAGCCAGTTTGCGTAAACTTGGAAGCTTAGATATCCAATCAGACGAATTCTCGAATGCTCGCCAATTGTTCAAAGAATTGCCTGACTTGAATGTGGTACAAGCCACCAGAATAATTGGCAGCTTTAATAAGCAACATCAACATGAAGAAGCTGTATATCTTTTCTCAACAATGCTTCTGATGGATATTAGACCCAGTCAGTTCACATTTGGCACTATAATTCACTCATCCATTGCGTTGAAGGACTTTTATTTAGGTAAGCAACTTCATGCTTGTGCCACAAAGATGGGACTTCAGTCAAATGTGTTTGTGGGTAGCGCGATGTTGGACTGTTATGTCAAGCTCGGTTTAATTGAGGAAGCTACAAGAGTTTTTGAAGATATCCACATGCCAAATGTAGTTTCTTACACAACTATGATACGCGGATTCTTGAAGAAAGATCGGTTTGAAGATGCTGTCAAGCTTTTCCAAAAGATGCCTGAGAGAAATGTTGTCACTTGGAATGCTATAATTGGTGGATTTAGCCAAACGGGCCACAATGAAGAGGCTGTTAATCTTTTCGTTGAGATGTTGAGAAAAGGATGTGTCCCAGATAATTCCACTTTCCCTTGTGCTCTCATTGCTGCTGCCAATGTAGCAGCACTTGGTATGGGCAAGAGTTTTCATGCCTGTGCTGTGAAGTTTTTGGGTAAGTTTGATGTTTATGTTGGTAATGCTCTAATCAGCTTTTATGCAAAATCGGGGAGCATGGACGAAAGCCTGTTGGTCTTTGATAAACTGACTGAAAGAAATATAGTTTCATGGAATGCTGTAATATGTGGCTATGCACAAAATGGAAGAGCAGAAGAAGCTGTTGAGTTCTTTGAGAGGATGAAAGTTCAATGTATTCGACCTAATGATGTTACAATTCTTGGCTTGTTATGGGCATGTAATCATGCAGGTCTTGTTGACAAGGGTTATTCATATTTCAACCAGACAAGACTTGAAGATCCCGGCTTGCTAAAGCCGGAGCATTATGCTTGTATGGTTGATTTACTTTCTCGTTCTGGGCGATTTAAAGAAGCCCAAGAATTTATTTGTGATCTGCCTTTTGATCCTGGAATTGGGTTCTGGAAAGCATTGCTTGGAGGTTGCCAGATTCACTCAAACGTGGAACTAGGAGAACTTGCCGCACAAAGAATCCTGGCATTGGATCCTGAAGATGTGTCTTCGTATGTAATGCTATCGAATGCACATTCTGTGGCAGGCCGGTGGGATAGTGTTTCGACAATCAGAAGAGAAATGAAGGAGAGAAGGATGAAGAGGGTTCCAGGTTGCAGTTGGATCGAAAATAGAAGCAAAATTCATGTGTTTGTCACCTGTGATCAGAACCATCAGATGAAAGATGAAATTTATATGGTCTTAAATTCTTTTATAGAACAAATAAGGGAGATTGAAGCTTCCAAATTTGATGATGGAAT
It contains:
- the LOC123218491 gene encoding diaminopimelate epimerase, chloroplastic — protein: MAIAGKLSLPLTPVTHRSAALRRPLRSSAFFSSSTLQLNCSRLNLTLKSPTFRVSASSMSIDAPEKTSPASFLDRRERGFLHFVKYHGLGNDFILVDNRDSSEPKITPEQAVKLCDRNFGIGADGVIFAMPGVNGTDYTMRIFNSDGSEPEMCGNGVRCFARFIAELENLQGKQSFTVHTGAGLIVPEIQDDGKVEVDMGEPILKASDVPTRLPANKGQSAVKSELDVDGLIWNVTCVSMGNPHCVTFGTKGGQNLKVDELNLAQIGPKFEHHSVFPARTNTEFVEIISPSHLKMRVWERGAGATLACGTGACAVVVAAVLEGHAGRSCRVDLPGGPLDIEWREEDNHVYMTGPAEVVFYGSVPL
- the LOC123218482 gene encoding pentatricopeptide repeat-containing protein At5g42450, mitochondrial, whose amino-acid sequence is MNWKFFGSSLSQAKLRKMRTLAPDHLTEIQKASLRKLGSLDIQSDEFSNARQLFKELPDLNVVQATRIIGSFNKQHQHEEAVYLFSTMLLMDIRPSQFTFGTIIHSSIALKDFYLGKQLHACATKMGLQSNVFVGSAMLDCYVKLGLIEEATRVFEDIHMPNVVSYTTMIRGFLKKDRFEDAVKLFQKMPERNVVTWNAIIGGFSQTGHNEEAVNLFVEMLRKGCVPDNSTFPCALIAAANVAALGMGKSFHACAVKFLGKFDVYVGNALISFYAKSGSMDESLLVFDKLTERNIVSWNAVICGYAQNGRAEEAVEFFERMKVQCIRPNDVTILGLLWACNHAGLVDKGYSYFNQTRLEDPGLLKPEHYACMVDLLSRSGRFKEAQEFICDLPFDPGIGFWKALLGGCQIHSNVELGELAAQRILALDPEDVSSYVMLSNAHSVAGRWDSVSTIRREMKERRMKRVPGCSWIENRSKIHVFVTCDQNHQMKDEIYMVLNSFIEQIREIEASKFDDGIKLLYH